The following proteins are encoded in a genomic region of Methylibium petroleiphilum PM1:
- a CDS encoding heavy metal translocating P-type ATPase: protein MNTAALSDIKLQVTGMTCASCVMRVEKSLKAVPGVRQASINLATEQAVVSADPAVTADTLAAAVRKAGYDLATTETTLLVEGMTCASCVSRVEKALRKIPGVSGATVNLATEKANIQALSTVSVAALKAAIEKAGYSAKDVQDAKSQPAARLPAWWPVAVSGALTLPLVLPMLLQLFGIDWMLDGWLQLALVTPVQFWLGWRFYRAGWKALLAKTGNMDLLVALGTSAAYGLSVYLLFKHAAHGMPHLYFEASAAVITLVLLGKWLEQRAKRQTADAIRALNALRPTTARVRRGEVELDLPVEHVVVGDLVIVRPGDRVAVDGEIVEGRSHIDESLITGESLPVAKGVGDKVTGGAINAEGALTVRTTAIGAETTLARIIRMVESAQAAKAPIQRIVDRVSAVFVPVVLVIALLTFLGWFGFTGDWEHALINAVAVLVIACPCALGLATPTAIMAGTGVAARHGILIKDAEALEVAHAVTVVAFDKTGTLTEGKPLLAAVVAAVGSTRDDVLRLAAALQKSSSHPLAVAVMDQVRHERLLVPEAHDAQALPGRGVQGAVRGQTLALGSTRMLRELGLEEGGLHAEAQRLERQGQTVSWLVQSDVAQRRLLGLLAFGDTVKPAAAQAVSRLHQLGIRTVMLTGDNRGAADAVAKELGIAEVRAEVLPGDKAAIVKELRDAGEVVAFVGDGLNDGPALAAASVSYAMAGGADVATETAGITLMRGDPRLVADSLDISRRTYSKIKQGLFWAFGYNVLGIPLAALGLLNPVIAGAAMAFSSVSVVLNALTLRRWHGVANEHSAQPTNQQPRIVAALGEQR from the coding sequence GACCTGCGCCTCCTGCGTCATGCGCGTCGAGAAGTCGCTCAAGGCTGTCCCCGGCGTCAGGCAAGCCAGCATCAACCTGGCGACCGAACAAGCCGTCGTGAGCGCCGACCCTGCAGTGACGGCCGACACGCTGGCCGCTGCCGTGCGCAAAGCCGGCTACGACCTGGCAACGACCGAAACCACGCTGCTGGTCGAAGGCATGACCTGCGCCTCGTGCGTGTCTCGCGTCGAGAAGGCGCTGCGAAAGATCCCCGGCGTATCCGGCGCCACGGTGAATCTTGCGACTGAAAAGGCAAACATCCAGGCGCTGTCGACCGTGTCGGTCGCAGCGCTGAAGGCCGCGATCGAGAAGGCCGGCTACAGCGCGAAGGACGTTCAGGACGCGAAGTCGCAGCCGGCTGCCCGTTTGCCGGCCTGGTGGCCGGTGGCCGTGAGCGGCGCGTTGACGCTGCCCCTGGTCCTGCCGATGCTGCTGCAGCTCTTCGGCATCGACTGGATGCTGGATGGCTGGCTCCAACTGGCCCTCGTAACCCCGGTGCAGTTCTGGCTCGGCTGGCGCTTCTACCGCGCGGGCTGGAAGGCCTTGCTCGCCAAGACCGGCAACATGGACCTGCTGGTGGCCTTGGGCACTTCGGCGGCCTACGGGCTATCTGTCTACCTGCTCTTCAAGCATGCCGCGCATGGCATGCCGCACCTGTACTTCGAAGCCTCCGCAGCCGTCATCACGCTGGTGCTGCTGGGGAAGTGGCTCGAGCAGCGCGCGAAGCGGCAGACGGCCGATGCCATCCGGGCGCTGAACGCGCTGCGGCCGACCACCGCCCGCGTGCGCCGTGGTGAAGTCGAGTTGGACCTTCCGGTGGAACACGTCGTGGTCGGCGACCTCGTCATCGTGCGCCCCGGAGACCGCGTGGCCGTCGACGGCGAGATCGTCGAAGGCCGCAGCCACATTGATGAGTCGCTCATCACCGGCGAAAGCCTGCCGGTGGCCAAGGGCGTGGGCGACAAAGTGACCGGCGGCGCGATCAATGCCGAAGGCGCTCTGACCGTCCGCACGACGGCCATCGGCGCCGAGACGACGCTGGCCCGCATCATCCGCATGGTCGAATCGGCTCAGGCCGCGAAGGCTCCCATCCAGCGCATCGTGGACCGCGTGAGCGCGGTGTTCGTTCCCGTGGTGCTGGTCATCGCACTGCTCACGTTCCTGGGATGGTTCGGCTTTACGGGTGATTGGGAGCATGCGCTCATCAACGCTGTCGCGGTGTTGGTCATCGCTTGCCCGTGTGCGCTGGGTCTGGCCACGCCCACGGCCATCATGGCCGGCACCGGCGTCGCTGCGCGCCACGGCATCCTCATCAAGGACGCCGAAGCGCTGGAGGTCGCACACGCCGTCACCGTGGTCGCGTTCGACAAGACCGGCACGCTCACCGAAGGCAAGCCGTTGCTCGCTGCCGTGGTGGCAGCGGTAGGTTCGACCCGGGACGATGTGCTGCGGCTGGCCGCTGCGCTGCAGAAGTCGAGCAGCCATCCGCTCGCCGTGGCCGTGATGGACCAGGTTCGCCATGAGCGCCTGCTGGTGCCCGAGGCGCACGATGCCCAGGCGCTGCCGGGGCGCGGGGTGCAGGGCGCGGTGCGTGGCCAGACGCTGGCCCTGGGCAGCACGCGCATGCTGCGCGAGCTGGGTCTTGAAGAAGGCGGCTTGCATGCTGAAGCGCAACGGCTGGAGCGGCAGGGCCAGACCGTGTCGTGGCTGGTCCAGTCCGATGTTGCCCAGCGTCGTCTGCTCGGTCTCCTGGCCTTCGGCGACACGGTGAAGCCGGCCGCGGCGCAAGCCGTGTCGCGGCTGCATCAGCTCGGCATCCGCACCGTGATGTTGACCGGAGACAACCGCGGCGCAGCCGACGCCGTCGCGAAAGAACTGGGCATCGCCGAGGTGCGCGCCGAGGTGCTGCCGGGCGACAAGGCCGCCATCGTCAAGGAACTGCGCGACGCCGGCGAAGTGGTGGCCTTCGTCGGCGATGGCCTGAACGACGGACCGGCGCTGGCTGCCGCTTCGGTGTCATACGCGATGGCGGGCGGCGCCGACGTGGCGACCGAGACCGCCGGCATCACGCTGATGCGCGGCGACCCGAGGCTGGTGGCCGACTCGCTGGACATCTCGCGCCGCACCTACTCGAAAATCAAGCAGGGCCTGTTCTGGGCCTTCGGCTACAACGTGCTCGGCATTCCCCTCGCAGCACTGGGCCTGCTGAACCCGGTCATCGCCGGTGCCGCGATGGCCTTCAGCAGCGTCAGCGTGGTGCTGAACGCGCTGACGCTGCGCCGCTGGCACGGGGTCGCCAACGAGCATTCGGCGCAGCCGACAAACCAGCAGCCACGAATCGTGGCAGCCTTGGGAGAGCAGCGATGA
- a CDS encoding DUF411 domain-containing protein, whose protein sequence is MKRRHALASLLSAGGLLAIPGVLQAQGQTVFVEVWKSPTCGCCKDWITHLEVSGFRVKVNDVGNTAARTRLKVPMKLGSCHTALVGRYAIEGHVPAVDIRRLLKERPDAIGLAVPGMPVGSPGMDGPAFDNLQDPYDVLLIAQDGSTQIFNSYFKQKERS, encoded by the coding sequence ATGAAGCGCCGTCACGCACTGGCTTCCTTGCTCAGCGCGGGTGGACTGCTGGCGATCCCTGGGGTGTTGCAAGCGCAGGGCCAGACGGTGTTCGTCGAGGTCTGGAAGAGCCCAACCTGCGGATGCTGCAAGGACTGGATCACCCACCTCGAGGTGAGTGGTTTCCGCGTCAAGGTCAACGATGTCGGCAACACCGCAGCGCGTACTCGGCTGAAAGTTCCCATGAAGCTTGGCTCGTGCCACACGGCTCTGGTCGGCCGTTATGCCATCGAGGGCCACGTCCCCGCAGTCGACATACGCCGGCTGCTGAAAGAACGCCCCGACGCGATCGGCCTGGCCGTGCCGGGCATGCCGGTCGGCTCACCGGGTATGGACGGTCCTGCTTTCGACAACCTGCAGGACCCCTACGACGTGCTGCTCATCGCCCAAGATGGCAGTACCCAGATTTTCAACAGCTACTTCAAGCAAAAGGAACGCTCATGA
- the cueR gene encoding Cu(I)-responsive transcriptional regulator: MNIGEASKASGVSAKMIRHYESVGLFPEAARTDSGYRQYTAKEVGTLRFVRQSRDLGFSIEQIRDLLGLWQDRKRPSRQVRALAQAHIEELDEKLNELQSMKATLEHLVHCCHGDDRPDCPIIDSLAHEGVAPAAVAHHAAGRTAGLQPGRARRRAT; the protein is encoded by the coding sequence ATGAACATCGGCGAAGCCTCGAAAGCTTCTGGTGTCTCGGCGAAGATGATTCGCCACTACGAGAGCGTCGGGCTCTTCCCCGAGGCGGCACGCACCGATTCCGGCTACCGGCAGTACACCGCCAAGGAAGTCGGCACGCTGCGCTTTGTGCGCCAGTCGCGCGACCTCGGATTTTCGATCGAGCAGATTCGCGATTTGCTCGGCCTTTGGCAAGACCGCAAGCGCCCGAGCCGGCAGGTGCGTGCCTTGGCGCAGGCGCATATCGAAGAACTCGACGAAAAGCTGAACGAGTTGCAGTCGATGAAGGCGACGCTCGAGCACCTGGTGCACTGCTGCCACGGTGACGATCGGCCCGACTGCCCGATCATCGACTCGCTCGCCCACGAGGGAGTCGCGCCAGCGGCCGTGGCGCATCACGCAGCCGGCAGGACCGCCGGACTGCAACCGGGGCGCGCGCGGCGCCGGGCGACCTGA
- a CDS encoding copper-binding protein, which yields MNHSKTFVRATGLALLISAVLGSPAWAASHQGGHGAHGDHGKPMAQAAAGDMTDGEVRKVDKDGGKLTLKHGDIKSLDMPAMTMVFTVKDKAMLDKLKAGDKIKFKAINDAGKFTVTEMQMAQ from the coding sequence ATGAACCACTCAAAAACCTTCGTTCGCGCCACTGGCCTCGCTCTGCTGATTTCGGCCGTACTTGGATCGCCCGCCTGGGCTGCCAGCCACCAGGGCGGCCACGGTGCCCATGGTGATCATGGCAAGCCGATGGCGCAGGCCGCCGCGGGCGACATGACCGATGGCGAGGTGCGCAAGGTGGACAAAGACGGTGGCAAGCTGACGCTCAAGCACGGCGACATCAAGAGCCTGGACATGCCGGCGATGACGATGGTCTTCACGGTCAAGGACAAGGCGATGCTCGACAAGCTGAAGGCCGGCGACAAGATCAAGTTCAAGGCCATCAACGACGCGGGCAAGTTCACCGTCACCGAAATGCAGATGGCACAGTAA